GCTCGGTCATTTGATCGCAGCCGCCGGCAGCGTAGAGGCCATCGCATGCATGCTGGCGATGCGAGACGGCGTATTGCCCGCTACCATCAATTACGAAACGCCCGACCCTGATTGCGATCTGGATTACATCCCCAACCAGGCGCGCGAAACGAAAGTGACGACGTGTCTATCCAACAGCTTCGGCTTTGGTGGACAAAACGTATCGTTGATCATTTCCGAATTCGCCGCGTAGCGTTTACGCACTCACGGGGTGGCCATTCATTCCGGCTAGTGCAGGACTCACGTCAACAGCCGCCTGTTCAAGGTTGCGTACGACGCCAACGACCTGGCCTAAGATCTGCCGTGTCGGTGTCGGAAACGCACCAGCAATCGCTGGCTGCAACTTGTCACCGTCTTTGGGTGCGCGGCACAGAGTAACGCTGTGGCGATCATCCAGGGCTGCGACAAGGCTTCCTTCGGGGCCAACTTCTCCTCGCAGCACAATCACGTAGTCACCGTCGACGATGCCGAGTGATTGAAACGCGGAGCCCTGAATTCTAAGGCATTCTTTGCGCCCGCCGGTGAAGACCGGTTCGAATTCCACCTGCTCTTCAGACGACACAGCCGACTGAATGGGGCTTCCGGAGACTGCAGTGCCAATCAGCGGCAGTGCAAGCCGTTTGGGGATAAGCTCAGACAGGCAAATCGCGCGAGACATATTAGATTCGCGCCGGATGAGCCCCTTCTTTTCCAGGGCCTTCAAGTGACACATGACCCCGTTCGGCGACTTGATTTCGAAGTGTTCACCAATCTCACGCACGGTTGGCCCGTACCCTCGATTGATGATCTTATCCTTGAGGAACTCAAAGATGTCACGCTGTCGTTTGGTAAGAGCGGCTCGTTTCTCTGAAGTAACCATCCGTCGAAACCTGTCTTTCAATGCTTCGAA
This DNA window, taken from Fuerstiella marisgermanici, encodes the following:
- the lexA gene encoding transcriptional repressor LexA, whose amino-acid sequence is MVTSEKRAALTKRQRDIFEFLKDKIINRGYGPTVREIGEHFEIKSPNGVMCHLKALEKKGLIRRESNMSRAICLSELIPKRLALPLIGTAVSGSPIQSAVSSEEQVEFEPVFTGGRKECLRIQGSAFQSLGIVDGDYVIVLRGEVGPEGSLVAALDDRHSVTLCRAPKDGDKLQPAIAGAFPTPTRQILGQVVGVVRNLEQAAVDVSPALAGMNGHPVSA